The window AACGGCACACGGCCCTGTGGCACGTGCTCGAAGCGGTGCAGCCGGGGGACGTGCTGGTGATCCAGGCGTACGGCAGCCGCTTCTCCGGCTGCGTGGGCGACATCCTCGCGCGCTACTTCGCCCGCAAGGGCGGCGCGGGCATCGTCGTGGACGGGCGCATCCGCGACGCCGGCCGCATCCGCGAGCTCGGGATTCCCGTGTGGTCGACCGGCACGACCCCGCACTACGCCTCGCAGTCGGAGCTCGTGCCGTGGGCGTTCGACGTGCCCGTGGCGGTGGGCGGTGCGCTGTGCATGCCCGGCGACCTGGTCGTGGCCGACGACGACGGACCGGTCGTAGTTCCGCAGGCGATGGCGCCCCAGGTGGTCGAGGACGCGCAGGATCATGAGGAGTGGGAGGTGTTCAGCCGCAAGCGCCTCGACGAGGGCGCCCGGCTGAGCGACTACTACCCACTGACCCCCGACAGCCGCGAGGAGTACGAGGCATGGCGTTCCGTCCGCAGCTCCGTCCTCTGAACCCGGCCATCGCCGCCCGCGACGACGTCGGGCTCGGCTGCGCCCCCATCGGCAACCTGTTCGCGCCGGTGCCGGACGCGGATGCCGTCGACACCGTGCACGCGGCCCTCGCCCGCGACGTGCGGTTCTTCGACACGGCGCCGCTGTACGGCTCGGGAGAGAGCGAGCGCAAGCTCGGCCTCGCCCTGCGCGGCGTGCCCCGCGACGACTACGTGCTGGCGACCAAGGTGGGACGGGTGCTCGTCGACGCCGAAGGCGCCCCGGTGCGCGGTGCGGTGAGCGGGCACGATTCCGTGGTCGACCTCAGCCGCGACGGCATCCTCCGCAGCCTCGACGGCAGCCTCGCCCGCCTCGGCGTGGACCGGGTGGACGTGCTGCACCTGCACGACCCCCTCGATGTGGAGGCCGCGTTCGCGACGGCCTTCCCGGCCCTCCTCGACCTGCGGGACCAGGGCGTGGTGCGGGCGATCAGCGTCGGGCTCGGGCGCCTCGACCCGCTGGAGCGCTATGTGGCCGAGGTGCCGCTCGACGTGGTGATGGAGGCCGGGCGGCTCACGCTGCTCGACCGCACGGCGCTCGACCGCCTCGTCCCCACCGCTCGGGCACGGGGCATCGGTGTCCTGGCGGCGGCGGTGTTCAACTC of the Microbacterium sufflavum genome contains:
- a CDS encoding ribonuclease activity regulator RraA, whose amino-acid sequence is MSDLIRPDFPLPVRGAAYQRPSRDVLDSFDAISAATACAKLHGLGIRRSYIEGPEPLSLGQRVVGSALTLQFMPQREDMASGDGQEYAERHTALWHVLEAVQPGDVLVIQAYGSRFSGCVGDILARYFARKGGAGIVVDGRIRDAGRIRELGIPVWSTGTTPHYASQSELVPWAFDVPVAVGGALCMPGDLVVADDDGPVVVPQAMAPQVVEDAQDHEEWEVFSRKRLDEGARLSDYYPLTPDSREEYEAWRSVRSSVL
- a CDS encoding aldo/keto reductase; this translates as MAFRPQLRPLNPAIAARDDVGLGCAPIGNLFAPVPDADAVDTVHAALARDVRFFDTAPLYGSGESERKLGLALRGVPRDDYVLATKVGRVLVDAEGAPVRGAVSGHDSVVDLSRDGILRSLDGSLARLGVDRVDVLHLHDPLDVEAAFATAFPALLDLRDQGVVRAISVGLGRLDPLERYVAEVPLDVVMEAGRLTLLDRTALDRLVPTARARGIGVLAAAVFNSGILVDPVGSPFYEYKPAPAALQERALQLQAVCAAHDVRLADAAVQFPLRHGADAVVVGARTPTEVHAFVDGLDAALPAALWDALDEEAV